The genome window ATGACCACACTGAGGATACCGTTGGTGCCCGCCATGAAGAGGTTCTCCTGGAGGCCGGTCATGGCCATTCCTCCGAAGACCCCCATGACGATGAACAATCCGACCTTCACCTGGTGCTCGCCGGCGATGTTGCCGAAGAGACGCAGGGTGAGCGAGATGACGCGGGCAAGCTCTTCGACGATGTTGAGACCGATGAAGAGCAGGCACATGGGCGGCACCAGCAGGTACTTCATGGCCCCTTCCATCGAGTTCCAGAGCATCGGCGTGGGCTGCACGAAGTGACTGAGCCAGCTCACGAAGCCGAGGACCACAGAGCTGATGGGATCGCGCCCACGGGCCTCCACATCGTGAGGACCGTTGCCCGTGTCGGCGACCTCGACGGGGCCGTGACCGTGGTCGTCGCCGTGGCTGTGATGGCCGCCTTCGCGCACACTTCGATAGTGCTCGTGCAGACCGAAGAAGGTGAACGAGAGAAAGGCCACGAGGGCCATGGCCAGCGTGGTGTTGAGGTTGCTGGTGGGCGACTCGAGCAGCCCCACGGGCTCCGCCTCGTGGGTTGCCTCGTGTGCCGCCTCGGCCGGCTGCTCGCCGTGCGCTTCCCCCTCCGCCTTCTTCTCGGCGGGTTTGGGCGCCATCGACCAGGTGAGCCCCACGGTGACCCCTGCGCCGAAGCCGGGGAGAAGGCCGAACCAGTTGCTCACAAGGAGCAACAAGAAGATGGTCATGGTGAAGGGGACGTAGTTCCGCCCCACAGGACCCATCATGCCGTTGGCAAGACCAGCAACCCAGTGATAGATGTGCTCGAACATGCCCGCCCAGCCACCGGGCGCCTTCTCGTTCCAGGCGGCGCGGGCAAGCGAGGCGATGACCAGGATCACCAGCATGGCAGCCCACGTCCAGCCGATGATGACCCAGTCCTCGAGACCAGGTGGCGTGAACGTGACCAGGCCGCCGCCTTCGGCCGCGCCTTCCGCTGCGGCTAGAAACCACATAATACCAGAGGCTCCCACTTTGAGAAATTCTTCACAAGACTCCGAAGTTGCGAAACAATACGCGCATTGAACCACATCTCCTTCCCCCGGCGAAAGATGGGTTTGCAACAGTTTTGTTAACGTCCGGTCAGCGGGGCGCTCTCATCGGTGACCGAGAATGCGTGCTGCTCGCCGGTCGCAGGCCAGCCACGCAGCAGCAGGAGGCGGTAGCCCATCACGCCGAGCAGCAGCCCCCCGATGAGCCAGGCCCAGTCGAGACCCAGCTTCCAGAGAGCGGCGATGACCGACGCGAGTCCGAGCTGGCGAACCCCCACCCCGGCGATGAAGGCGAAGCGCCCCACCTGCCCCTTGGCGAGGCCTTTGCGCACGACCGCGTGAAAGACCCGAAAGTACCCCGCGGCCACGACCAAGCCGACCACCAGCGCCAGCAGCCGCGCCGCTGTCATCGCGTGCTCTTCATGAGCGGCCGCAGGAGACGCCACACCACGCTGATGCCGCTCGCAAGCCCCACCGCGATTCCGATGAGATACCAGTACTCTTGCCCGGTTCGCTTGGCCATCCACCCTCCGAGCATGATCGCCGCCACCAGGGCGCCGACAAATGAGAACCCCATGCTCATGAAGAGGGTCACGGCGTGGGCAAGGGAGGCCCCTTCGCTGCTCGGTTTCTCGTGCTGCTGCTCTCTCAGCGCCTCGATGCGCTTCTGCAAGGCGTCGGTTCCGTCGACGCCCTCTCGGTCCTTGTCATTCAAGACGCGCCTCCCGGCTATCGCGCGCCCACCACGGGCCGCGGCGTGAACTCATCCGGACGGCTTCCCTGAAGCTTGAAGTGATGGGCCAGAGCCCCCACCACGCGGGCCGACGACAGCCCATCGCCATACGGGTTGGCCGCCTGGCTCATCTTCAGGTACTCTTCCCTGTTCGAGAGGAGCCGCGCGGCCTGCTCGTAGACCACGCCCTCGTCGGTGCCGACGAGACGGGCATTTCCGGCCTCCACCCCCTCGGGGCGCTCGGTGGTCTTGCGAAGAACGAGCGCGGGAACGCCCAGTGACGGCGCTTCCTCTTGAATGCCGCCGCTGTCGGTGAGCACCAGATACGATTCCTTCATCAGGCGCACCAGCACCGCATAGTCCATGGGCTCGAGCAGATGAACCCGCGGCATGCCGCTGAGCGCGGGCATGACCACCTCGCGCACCTTGGGGTTGCGATGCACGCTGAAGGCGACCTCCACATCATCGAAGTCGGCCACGATGCGTGCGATGGCGCGGCACACCGAGGCCATGGGCGCCCCGAGGTTCTCGCGACGATGCGTCTCGACGAGAATGAGACGGCGCCGCCGCCCCCCAGACTCGACCTCCGGCGGAAGGGCGCCGTCGCCGTGGGTGAGGATGTGCTGCATGGCGTCGATGACCGTGTTGCCCGTGAGATAGATGCGCTCCGCCGGGACGCCGCACGCCAGGAGATTGGTCCGGGACGCCTGGGTCGGCGGCAGATGCACGTCGGCGAGCACGGTGATCATGCGACGGTTCATCTCTTCCGGGAACGGGTCATAGATCTCGTCGGTGCGAAGGCCCGCCTCGACGTGGCCCACGCCGATCTTCTGGTAGAACGCGGCCAGCGTGGCGGCAAAGGCCGTGGTGGTATCGCCCTGCACGAGGATCATGTGCGGGCGCTCCTCGGCAAGAACCTGTTCGACGCCCTCGAGCGCGCGCTGGGTGATCTGCGTGAGCGTCTGGTTGGCCTGCATGATCCCGAGATCGCGCTCGGGCTTGATGTCGAAGAGGGCCAGAACCTGATCGAGCATCTCGCGATGCTGCGCCGTCACGCAGACACGCGACTCGAAGCGCTCGTCGGCTTCGAGCGCCTTCACCACGGGAGCCATCTTGATGGCCTCCGGGCGGGTTCCGAAGATGCTCATGACCTTGATGCGTGACACGTGAGAAGGCTCCTATCGTACCGTGTAGGCGAGAATGACGCCGAGCAGGCCGAGCATGCCATTGACCATCCAGATCACGGCCACAGCCTGACGCTGCGAGAGTCCGAGACTGAGCAGGCGATGGTGCAGATGCTCTTTGTCTGCCTGGAAGATGGGACGCCCATTGGCGGCCCGCCGGATGATGGCCCAGGCCGTGTCTGCGATGGGAAGCCCCATGATGAAGACCGGAACCAGCAGCGCAAGGGTCGCCGAGATCTTCAGCGCCCCCATGATCGACAGACACGCGAACATGCTCCCGAGGAAGAGACTTCCCGTGTCGCCCATGAACATCCGGGCCGGATTGAAGTTGTAGCGAAGAAATCCGAAGGCCGAGCCGCTCAGCGCCGCCAGCAGGAGCGCCACCAGAACCTGGCCCTTCATCAGCGAGACCACGCAGAGGAAGGCCGCGGAGATGCCAGACACACCCGAGAGCAGGCCGTCGAGGCCATCGAGGAGATTTACCGCGTTCGTCAGGCCGATGATCCAGATGACCGTGATGACG of Pseudomonadota bacterium contains these proteins:
- a CDS encoding UDP-N-acetylglucosamine 2-epimerase (non-hydrolyzing), producing the protein MSIFGTRPEAIKMAPVVKALEADERFESRVCVTAQHREMLDQVLALFDIKPERDLGIMQANQTLTQITQRALEGVEQVLAEERPHMILVQGDTTTAFAATLAAFYQKIGVGHVEAGLRTDEIYDPFPEEMNRRMITVLADVHLPPTQASRTNLLACGVPAERIYLTGNTVIDAMQHILTHGDGALPPEVESGGRRRRLILVETHRRENLGAPMASVCRAIARIVADFDDVEVAFSVHRNPKVREVVMPALSGMPRVHLLEPMDYAVLVRLMKESYLVLTDSGGIQEEAPSLGVPALVLRKTTERPEGVEAGNARLVGTDEGVVYEQAARLLSNREEYLKMSQAANPYGDGLSSARVVGALAHHFKLQGSRPDEFTPRPVVGAR
- a CDS encoding F0F1 ATP synthase subunit A, which gives rise to MWFLAAAEGAAEGGGLVTFTPPGLEDWVIIGWTWAAMLVILVIASLARAAWNEKAPGGWAGMFEHIYHWVAGLANGMMGPVGRNYVPFTMTIFLLLLVSNWFGLLPGFGAGVTVGLTWSMAPKPAEKKAEGEAHGEQPAEAAHEATHEAEPVGLLESPTSNLNTTLAMALVAFLSFTFFGLHEHYRSVREGGHHSHGDDHGHGPVEVADTGNGPHDVEARGRDPISSVVLGFVSWLSHFVQPTPMLWNSMEGAMKYLLVPPMCLLFIGLNIVEELARVISLTLRLFGNIAGEHQVKVGLFIVMGVFGGMAMTGLQENLFMAGTNGILSVVIWGISVFVTLIGSLAGFVQAMVFMLLTMSYISHAVALEH
- a CDS encoding undecaprenyl/decaprenyl-phosphate alpha-N-acetylglucosaminyl 1-phosphate transferase, which codes for MVSSYLPYIAVWLTGLVITALLCPLVYRLATRMGVIDLPDARKVHSDPIPRWGGVAIALSFYFTTGFALWWSLGESVSPVARFVGGVTGALSGAGDQLPSDLAARSTLFGLLCGGALMVLLGMVDDVLALPAKAKLAGQIVIACVFVYFGIQISFFSHLQHGIVYLPEWAARVITVIWIIGLTNAVNLLDGLDGLLSGVSGISAAFLCVVSLMKGQVLVALLLAALSGSAFGFLRYNFNPARMFMGDTGSLFLGSMFACLSIMGALKISATLALLVPVFIMGLPIADTAWAIIRRAANGRPIFQADKEHLHHRLLSLGLSQRQAVAVIWMVNGMLGLLGVILAYTVR
- a CDS encoding AtpZ/AtpI family protein, giving the protein MNDKDREGVDGTDALQKRIEALREQQHEKPSSEGASLAHAVTLFMSMGFSFVGALVAAIMLGGWMAKRTGQEYWYLIGIAVGLASGISVVWRLLRPLMKSTR